DNA sequence from the Candidatus Saccharibacteria bacterium oral taxon 488 genome:
CGATCATGTACGAACGCGCGGTGTGGTGATGCTGGATGGTTTTGAACAGACCAAGCACGATCAGAAACAGCGCCGAAAAGTCGAGCACTGGTGCGATCTGACCGCCGATAACGGTCGGCTTGACCCAGAGATAATGATACAGTAGCAACCGCAAATTATCGACCAGCGCCCAGCTGAGGCTGTGAATACCGACCAGTGATTTGAGTAGATCGTGATGTGTCGCGGCGAGGAAAATTGCCGGCGCGCTCGTGAGCGCGAGAACGACGATCGCTGGTAGCCATTTGAAGCGATTGCGTTTGGCGAGTAGCGCGTAGCGGGTATGCGGGTGGATCAGCGCTACCAACAGCAGCGTCAGGTGAATATACCAAAAATACGGCGTAAACAGGCTCAGGCCGACCGTCGTCGCCAGCAGTAGCCGCCACAAGGCTGAGCCCTTAGCACGCTGGACGATCAGGCTGGCAAAGAGGAGAATGAGCGCGGCATAGGTGATGTAGAGGATGTGCGGCGTGAAGCTTTGAGCAAAGAAGATCAGCTGGCCAGTGACGGTCATGATGACGAGCGACAGGATGGTGACATTGGGCTTGAACCAGCGCCGCAATAGGAAAAATACGGCGACGGCGGCGATGAAGGACAGGATGAGCGACGGCAACTTGATGGTATAGACGGTGACGCCAAATAAGCTGAATAGCCCACGCTGCAAGAGGTGAAATGGTAGGTTGGTTTGGGCGAACGAGCCGAGATTAGTTGGCGAGATGGCATTGGTGGTGCTAAGCGCTTCAATTTCCGCCTCGCTCACGCCGCCCGGGGCATACAAACTAGCGGCGGTGATGGCCGCACAAAATAGCACGATCAGCGCCATGTAGCCTAGCCAATAGCGCCAACGATAGACAGCCGAGTCGGCAAGTTTCCGCTTTTTCATTGGTATTGATTATAGCACAATTCTAGTCATGCTTGCGATCGAGACTCATAAAACGCAGGCGCTCTGGATGGAAGTAGAGTTGAATCTTGCCGACCGGGCCGTTACGGTGCTTGGCGATGATCAGGTCGGTGATATTTTGGACTTCTGGGTTATCCGGTTCGTAGTAGCCGGGGCGGTAAATAAAGCTGACGATGTCGGCGTCCTGCTCGATGGAGCCGGACTCACGCAGGTCGGCTAGCTGTGGGATTGGCGGCGTGCGCGACTCGACGGAACGGCTCAGCTGACTGAGGGCGATCAGCGGCACGTTGAGCTCGCGGGCGATCAACTTCAGGCCGCGGGAAATTTCCGACACTTCCTGGACGCGGTTGCCGTTGTGATTGTTGGTGGCCTGCATCAGCTGCAGGTAGTCGACGATGATCAGGCCAATTTCGCCCTCGTGTGCCAGCCGGCGAGCCTTGGTGCGCATCTCTAAAATGCTGAGGCCCGGCGTATCATCGATGTAAATCGGCGCTTCTGCCATCTCGCCCATGGCCTCGGACAATTTCTCAAAATCATCGCCGCTCAGATTGCCGGTACGAATATTCCAGCTATCAACGCCGGCCGCGTCCGCCAGCATGCGGTCGGTCAGCTGCTCCTTACTCATCTCGAGGCTGAAAAACAGTACCGGCTTTTTCTCAATTGTCGCTACGTTGTATGCTAGGTTAGTCACCAGCGTGGTCTTACCCATGGCTGGCCGTGCCGCCAGGATAATCAAATCCGACTTTTGCAGCCCCGCCGTCATAGTGTCCAGATCGCGGTAGCCAGTCCGCATACCGCGCAGGCTGCCCTTGTTGCGGTGAAGCTCCTCGATGCGGTCAAAACTATCGGTCAAAATGCTTTCCAGGCTGACCAGATCCTGTTTCAATGACTGGTCGGAGACGCTGAATAATTCGGCCTCGGCTTTTTCTAATAATTCCTGCGTCGTCGTCGATTCGTCGTAGCCAAGCTCGGTGATGCCGCTGCTGGCCTTGATCAAGCGCCGCCGCACCGCTGTTTGCGCCACCATTTCGGCGTATGCCGCCGCGTGCGCTGCCGTCGGCACGTAGTTGGTGAGTTCCGTCAAATACGCCGAGCCGCCGATGAGTTCCAGCTCGTCCTTGCGCTTCAGTTCATCAGTTAGAGTCAAGAGGTCAACTGGCTTATGTTTTTCAAATAGCCGCATCATACCAGCGAAAATTAGCCCGTGGTTTTTATCATAAAAGTCGTTCGGTTTGACTATTTCCGCGGCGTCGGCTAGGACTTCCTCGTCGATGAGAATTGCGCCGAGCAGGCTTTTTTCAGCGTCCAGGTTTTGGGGCGGCAATTTGCCCGCTATGGTCTCGGTTTGGGTTGTTTCGCTCATGATAATTCCTCCAGGTTAACTTCTTCGCCGCCGCCCATTAGCTCGGCAATTTTCGCAAGCTCGGCGTCTTTGGGCGGGGCTTTTTGTCCGATTGTCATAATATCCAGTTCAGTGCCGGTGACTTGTTGCACAATTGTCGCAATAAGCGGGCGATTCTTGGCGTTATCTAGCTTCTTTTTATTAAAGGCATTGCCAACGTACAGGGTCAAGGTGTTACCGTTTCGCTGCCAGCTACAGTGTTGCAACAATGTCGCAATAGCGAATGACTGCTCTTTGGCCAGGGCGATGATTTTATCCCAGTCGATGTCTGTGGCGGAGGTCGGCGGATTGTCCGACGTTGGTTGATTGTCTGCCGGGGTGGCGGTGTCTGCGGTTTCCTTACCCTTAGAATCATTAGTTTGCTGATTCTTTGGAGCAGTTTTTAGCGAATTTTCTGCTGGCTGAGCGGCTGGGGCTGGCGCTTCTGAAGTAGCTACTGGCAGCTCTGGCTTTTCTACTGGCGGTTTGACTGCGGCTTTTGGGCTCGTGGTCGACGTAGGTGCGGTCTCGGACGATTTATGAACTATACTTCCAGCTCCGTCCATAAATATCGTCAATAATTTCAGATCTGGATGCGGATGGCGATCAACCTCAATCAGCCGCTTGACCAATGTAATTAACTCTGGGCGCTGATGTAAGCGCGCTCGCAGCAGTGATAATAATTGACGGGACAGGACGACCGGATCGGTGCCAGTTTGCTCTAGTTCACTCAGCAAGCTCAGCGCCCCAGAAGCGTCACGCTGCTGATACAATTCCAGCAGGTTTTCCAGCGTCTCCGTGGCGCTCAGCCCCAGGTACTGGGCAACGTCCGACGCTCTTAGCGGCTTATCAGCGCTGGCTAATGCCGACAATTGATCGAGCATGCTGATGCCGTCGCGAAACCCGCCGCGCGAGCGCTCAGCGATCAGCCGAGCAGCGTCCGCCTCAATGGCAAAGCCTTCTTTCTCAGCAATAGTCATCAACTGGCGCGCCATGATGTCCGCTGGAATGGGGCGGAAAAAAAATTGCTGGACGCGGCTGAGAATGGTGGCGGGCAGCTTGTCGGCGTCGGTAGTCGCCAAGATGAATACTACGTGCTCTGGTGGTTCCTCTAGGGTCTTTAGCAGCGCGTTAAAGGCAGGCTTGGACAACATATGGACTTCGTCGATGATGTAAATTTTCTTTGGCGCGGAAACCGGTGCGACCTGGGCTTTTTCACGCAGGGCGCGGATGTCGTCAACGCCGTTGTTGCTGGCGGCGTCAATTTCAATGATATCCAGGTGCGAGGCTTCCTCGTCGTACGGTAGCTTATTAATTTCATGCGCTAAAATTCGCGCTACGCTGGTTTTGCCCACGCCGCGCGGACCCGTCAACAAATACGCATGGGCGATTTTCCCCTGCTCCAGCGCTCGGCGCAAGATATTGGTCACGTGATCTTGCCCCAACACCTCGTCCAAGCTGCGACTGCGATATTTGCGGTACAGTGCCTGGCTCATACTTATGTATTATAGCGCAAAGTGCGGGATTAGTAAGCTGTTTGGCAGTTCAGGCTTTTATGATTTAGGTATAATCCTGCCCGCGGGCATGTATTAAAACAGCGCCAGCTGCGTGCTGGGTATTTCGACGTCAATGGCGCCGTCAACTGCCTGCGCCTGGTAGCCGATGAATTTTTTCACGTTGTATGCCAGTAGCTGCCCGTCGTACTCGGTGATGAGTACCGAGCCGATGACGCTGATGACGACGCCAGCCATGGTTTTATGCCCCGTCATATCAATCACACTACTGAGGTCTCGACCGTCCGTGTGAAAATACTCGTCGCACATGATGAGCGTCCGATTTGGAAAATCCAGCCCCAGTTTTTGCTGAATGCGTATCAGCGTGTCAGCTAGGGCCTGCTCCGCCGCTGCAGTATCGAGCGGCTGCTTGATCATCCCTAGCTTTTTGCTGGCAGCCACCGTTTCTATGATGCCGTCCAGGCCGGCTATTTTCGCCTCATACTGCCGGGCGATCAACGCCGAAGCAAACGTTTCCAGCTTCACCGCCAGGCGCGCTCCCTGCTCCAGCAGCCGCCGAATGCCGCGCTCTTCCTGCGAGATGCCGACTTTGATAGCTTCCGGCGCGAAATATGCCAGATAGACGAAGTGCGGGTTTTGATTAATTTTTTCCTGCTGGGCCGACACCGAATCGGCGTTATAAAACGCAGGATTAAAACCAGTCCGATCACGGCATTTCAGGCAATTTTCATATTTACCGTCAACCGTGGCGCTGTCAGGACAAACCTGGTTGCAATGATTTTCAAAATCCACCCAGCCGGTACAATATTTGGTCGAAAAATCAAACGCCAGTGACAGCTCCTGTCCCAAAACATCACCACGCTCAGTCTTGCCGTCAATCTGCCATTCCAGAAATGGCCGGTTTTCGGTATCAAAGCTGGCGTAGCTTAGCAAAAACTCCCCAGACATAGCACCATTATATCAAAAGCCGCCCGGTAACCGCCCGGGACGGCTTCAAATGTCAAAAACGGTCTATAGTGGCGCTTCGACAGCTGCCCAGGTGGCGTCCGGATTGTCATCAGGGATGATGATGGTGACTTGGTCGCCGACTTCGATGCGGAAGAAGGTGACGCTGGCGAGCAGGATGCGATATTCACGGCCATTGGCTTCGACGTAGTAAACGCCGTCGTGTTGGACGAGCGTACCGATGACTTGTTTGCGCGAGACCGGGCCGATTTGTTTGTAGATAAAGCTGCCGTCTTCGGCGATGGTTAATTTCAAGATGTCGCCCTCGACGAGCTTGGACTTTGAGGCGTAGTTCGCCGGGATTGGATAATTCTTGCCATCAGGCCCCATCATCATTTGACCATCAAACACACCCTCGATTATCTTGCCGGCAACATCGTCCGACGAGGTTTTCGGCGTGACGACTTGTCCATCGTCACCAACGATGCTGATCAGCAGCTCCTTGGCTGCTGCTAAGTTAGTTTCTGCTTCTTGGATGAGCGTCCTGAGGCGCTTCACTTGCTTTTCCGGTAAATCAGACATATGGCTCGCATTCCTTGTCTATTTTTGATAGTACGTGAGAGTAATATAGCACTAATTATGTGAGTGTGCAAGTCCCGCCAGTATATTCGCATCGGCCAACGGCTCGTCTTTCCACAAGGAC
Encoded proteins:
- a CDS encoding DUF2797 domain-containing protein; protein product: MSGEFLLSYASFDTENRPFLEWQIDGKTERGDVLGQELSLAFDFSTKYCTGWVDFENHCNQVCPDSATVDGKYENCLKCRDRTGFNPAFYNADSVSAQQEKINQNPHFVYLAYFAPEAIKVGISQEERGIRRLLEQGARLAVKLETFASALIARQYEAKIAGLDGIIETVAASKKLGMIKQPLDTAAAEQALADTLIRIQQKLGLDFPNRTLIMCDEYFHTDGRDLSSVIDMTGHKTMAGVVISVIGSVLITEYDGQLLAYNVKKFIGYQAQAVDGAIDVEIPSTQLALF
- the dnaB gene encoding replicative DNA helicase codes for the protein MSETTQTETIAGKLPPQNLDAEKSLLGAILIDEEVLADAAEIVKPNDFYDKNHGLIFAGMMRLFEKHKPVDLLTLTDELKRKDELELIGGSAYLTELTNYVPTAAHAAAYAEMVAQTAVRRRLIKASSGITELGYDESTTTQELLEKAEAELFSVSDQSLKQDLVSLESILTDSFDRIEELHRNKGSLRGMRTGYRDLDTMTAGLQKSDLIILAARPAMGKTTLVTNLAYNVATIEKKPVLFFSLEMSKEQLTDRMLADAAGVDSWNIRTGNLSGDDFEKLSEAMGEMAEAPIYIDDTPGLSILEMRTKARRLAHEGEIGLIIVDYLQLMQATNNHNGNRVQEVSEISRGLKLIARELNVPLIALSQLSRSVESRTPPIPQLADLRESGSIEQDADIVSFIYRPGYYEPDNPEVQNITDLIIAKHRNGPVGKIQLYFHPERLRFMSLDRKHD
- the dnaX gene encoding DNA polymerase III subunit gamma/tau, whose translation is MSQALYRKYRSRSLDEVLGQDHVTNILRRALEQGKIAHAYLLTGPRGVGKTSVARILAHEINKLPYDEEASHLDIIEIDAASNNGVDDIRALREKAQVAPVSAPKKIYIIDEVHMLSKPAFNALLKTLEEPPEHVVFILATTDADKLPATILSRVQQFFFRPIPADIMARQLMTIAEKEGFAIEADAARLIAERSRGGFRDGISMLDQLSALASADKPLRASDVAQYLGLSATETLENLLELYQQRDASGALSLLSELEQTGTDPVVLSRQLLSLLRARLHQRPELITLVKRLIEVDRHPHPDLKLLTIFMDGAGSIVHKSSETAPTSTTSPKAAVKPPVEKPELPVATSEAPAPAAQPAENSLKTAPKNQQTNDSKGKETADTATPADNQPTSDNPPTSATDIDWDKIIALAKEQSFAIATLLQHCSWQRNGNTLTLYVGNAFNKKKLDNAKNRPLIATIVQQVTGTELDIMTIGQKAPPKDAELAKIAELMGGGEEVNLEELS